The following coding sequences lie in one Fusarium poae strain DAOMC 252244 chromosome 1, whole genome shotgun sequence genomic window:
- the GIP1 gene encoding Glc7p regulatory subunit (SECRETED:SignalP(1-22)~CAZy:AA1_3~CAZy:AA1_1): MRSSPCLISLLLAWVFSTLVTSALVKKDWTITWEPGAPNGQERNMIKINGQFPGPTILCDEEDDIEVTVHNKMPFNTTVHWHGLEMFGTPWSDGTPGMSQKPIEMGQSFIYRFKASPAGTHWYHSHSRATVLDGLYGPIFIRRKPDAPAPWHLISKDQDDIDAIKRAVVDPKLVMVSDWTRFMSWEYMAAEESSGMAIFCSDSILVNGKGSLYCPDVDMLINHTSTYMKYGLYPRQVNDKGCFPFMRSTQGPYLTTGKPETIPLHLQHGCTPAEGANETIVVDPADKWVSLNFIGGATFKTIVFSVDEHDMWVYEVDGHYIVPQRVNTVHMYAGERYAVMIKLDKPAKDYSIRVADSGLTQVISAFATLRYKGGVQGEESQGVIDYGGQNITKDGVITLDRDHLPPYPPNPPARKADAMHVLSTHRWKSAWQYTMSGHGMYEEDRSAYGPLLYDPHSADAMDEGLVIRTKNGSWVDLVLQVGSLPGQPQEFPHMMHKHTGKTWQIGSGLGIWNYSSVEEAMAAEPDNFDLETPKWRDTFVTSFDGSAWIVLRYQVTNPGPWLFHCHIETHLAGGMAVAILDGIDVWPQIPPEYGPDQRGFMPGTLPELESGGQQGSLQKQCPLLAVSPSGGPKKDTGETSASDSRWEALIRGLIQVLQGWLSDEASK, from the exons ATGCGTTCTTCTCCATGTCTAATATCACTTCTACTAGCATGGGTGTTCTCAACACTCGTGACCAGCGCCCTCGTGAAAAAGGACTGGACCATAACATGGGAACCGGGAGCACCCAACGGCCAAGAGAGAAACATGATCAAGATCAATGGCCAATTCCCGGGACCAACAATTCTTtgcgatgaagaagatgacatTGAGGTCACGGTCCACAATAAAATGCCTTTCAACACTACAGTTCACTGGCATGGGCTCGA GATGTTCGGCACACCTTGGTCAGATGGGACCCCAGGCATGTCTCAGAAGCCGATAGAAATGGGACAAAGCTTCATCTATCGATTCAAGGCCTCGCCAGCAGGGACACATTGGTACCATTCCCACTCACGGGCTACTGTTCTCGATGGCCTTTATGGGCCGATCTTCATTAG GCGGAAGCCAGATGCCCCAGCACCGTGGCATCTTATCAGCAAAGACCAGGACGATATCGACGCAATTAAGCGCGCAGTGGTCGACCCCAAACTCGTCATGGTGTCTGACTGGACCCGCTTCATGTCCTGGGAGTACATGGCCGCTGAAGAGAGCTCCGGAATGGCCATATT CTGCTCAGATAGTATCCTCGTAAACGGGAAGGGGAGTCTGTATTGTCCAGACGTCGACATGTTGATCAATCACACTAGTACGTACATGAAGTACGGCCTGTACCCTCGTCAAGTCAACGACAAAGG GTGCTTTCCGTTTATGAGATCAACCCAAGGCCCATATTTGACCACTGGAAAGCCTGAGACCATCCCACTGCACCTGCAGCATGGCTGCACCCCTGCTGAGGGTGCCAATGAGACTATAGTCGTTGATCCAGCAGACAAATGGGTCAGCCTCAATTTTATCGGAGGCGCAACGTTCAAGACCATTGTCTTTTCTGTTGATGAACACGACATGTGGGTCTACGAAGTTGACGGACACTACATCGTTCCACAGCGCGTCAATACAGTACATATGTATGCGGGAGAGCGATATGCCGTCATGATCAAGCTTGATAAGCCAGCAAAGGACTACAGTATCCGTGTTGCAGACAGTGGTCTTACCCAAGTTATCTCAGCATTCGCGACACTTAGATACAAGGGAGGTGTTCAAGGCGAGGAGAGCCAGGGGGTGATTGACTACGGCGGTCAGAACATCACCAAAGACGGGGTGATTACACTCGATCGCGATCACCTTCCTCCTTATCCTCCAAATCCACCAGCACGCAAAGCAGATGCAATGCATGTCCTCTCGACTCATAGATGGAAAAGCGCTTGGCAGTATACCATGTCTGGACATGGGATGTACGAGGAAGATCGCAGCGCATATGGTCCTCTTCTGTATGATCCTCACTCAGCAGACGCAATGGATGAAGGTCTTGTGATTCGCACAAAGAATGGAAGTTGGGTTGATCTGGTGCTCCAGGTTGGTTCATTACCAGGCCAGCCACAAGAATTCCCACATATGATGCATAAGCACACGGGAAAGACATGGCAGATTGGTTCTGGGTTGGGGATCTGGAACTATTCCTCCGTCGAAGAAGCCATGGCTGCTGAGCCAGATAACTTCGATCTTGAGACTCCCAAGTGGAGGGATACTTTTGTGACCTCTTTTGATGGTTCGGCGTGGATCGTGCTGCGGTATCAGGTTACAAATCCTGGGCCTTGGCTCTTCCACTGCCATATTGAAACACATCTTGCTGGTGGCATGGCTGTTGCGATTCTTGACGGTATTGATGTATGGCCGCAGATTCCACCTGAGTACGGACCTGATCAGCGGGGCTTTATGCCAGGCACGCTACCAGAATTGGAGAGTGGGGGGCAACAGGGTTCACTACAGAAGCAATGTCCATTGTTAGCAGTCTCTCCTAGTGGTGGCCCCAAGAAGGATACAGGTGAAACGTCAGCCAGTGACTCGCGCTGGGAGGCGTTGATCCGGGGCTTGATTCAGGTTCTACAAGGGTGGCTttcagatgaagccagcaAGTAG
- the AURL2 gene encoding Multicopper oxidase aurL2 (SECRETED:SignalP(1-17)~CAZy:AA1_2~CAZy:AA1_1~CAZy:AA1_3), protein MLFRCLALLPFLAGAFAKSKVHDDTFTPDYVLEATLDDIKINCKSRSSITFNGTSPGPTIYLREEQTTWIRVYNKIPDNNVTVHWHGLSQRAAPFSDGTPLVSQWPIPVGQFFDYEIRPQLGDAGSYFYHSHVGFQILTAYGALIVRDAVKPEYKYDGDIPLIVGDNYAAQDEVIEEGLLADPFKWSGEPQAITINGNSGNKSFYDAPDSSCMPHVVHVDPGKVYRLRFISSTALSMIKLGIEDHENFTVIEADGSYTKPAHIDHVQVSSGQRFSYLIKTKTSEEVCGGDKSQYWIRYESRDRPQVISGYALLKYRCDEGQNLPKSLPATSPIELSNSTADYLEYALEGLSEKNNQAFPRLSEVTRTVTIQVNQILTTGAYKNGTLNGTVAWAQNGLPWKESVQAERHQVPYLIQVYENGTTPNYTLALEHHGFDPETKAFPAKVGEVLDIVWENNNGPTGGWDFHPMHVHGYHVYDLGSGNGTYNATENEAHFDNFTPVLRDSTNLYRYAVKGVPHHTAGWRAWRLRITEENIGAWMMHCHIAQHQVMGMATVWVFGDADQIRGKFPAPPYTQGYLDYGGSAYGSEDSQPWVNHYYSSGDD, encoded by the exons ATGTTGTTTCGTTGTCTGGCATTGTTGCCATTCCTGGCGGGAGCATTTGCCAAATCCAAGGTGCACGATGATACCTTCACCCCTGACTACGTCCTCGAAGCTACTCTGGACGATATTAAAATCAACTGCAAGTCCAGATCGTCAATCACATTCAACGGTACTTCTCCCGGACCAACAATCTACCTGCGAGAGGAACAAACGACTTGGATACGAGTCTATAATAAAATTCCTGACAACAACGTCACAGTT CACTGGCATGGTCTGAGTCAGCGAGCTGCACCCTTCTCAGATGGTACACCTCTCGTCAGCCAATGGCCCATCCCAGTTGGACAATTCTTCGATTATGAGATCCGACCACAGCTGGGAGACGCAGGATCTTACTTTTATCATTCACATGTCGGCTTTCAAATCTTGACTGCTTATGGAGCTTTGATTGTTAGAGACGCTGTCAAGCCGGAATACAAGTACGACGGAGACATCCCTCTCATTGTGGGAGACAACTACGCTGCTCAAGATGAAGTCATAGAAGAGGGCCTGCTGGCAGATCCGTTCAAGTGGTCTGGAGAACCTCAAGCTATAACTATTAACGGAAACAGTGGTAACAAGAGTTTCTATGACGCACCAGACTCAAGCTGTATGCCTCATGTAGTCCACGTTGATCCTGGCAAAGTCTACCGGCTCCGATTCATCAGCTCTACAGCATTGTCTATGATCAAGCTGGGGATTGAAGATCACGAAAACTTCACAGTCATTGAAGCCGACGGGTCATACACAAAGCCTGCTCATATCGACCATGTTCAGGTCTCATCTGGCCAACGTTTTAGTTACCTCATCAAAACTAAAACTTCAGAAGAGGTTTGTGGAGGTGATAAGTCACAGTATTGGATCCGGTACGAAAGTCGCGACCGACCCCAAGTCATCAGTGGTTACGCTTTGCTCAAGTACCGATGTGACGAGGGCCAAAATCTCCCAAAATCACTTCCCGCCACCTCGCCTATCGAACTGTCCAATAGTACTGCTGACTACCTCGAGTATGCTCTTGAAGGATTATCAGAAAAGAACAACCAAGCATTTCCGAGGTTATCAGAGGTTACAAGAACCGTTACTATTCAAGTCAACCAGATTCTCACGACCGGTGCCTATAAAAATGGAACCTTGAATGGCACAGTAGCCTGGGC CCAAAATGGCCTACCTTGGAAAGAAAGCGTCCAAGCTGAGCGTCACCAAGTTCCATATCTGATTCAAGTCTACGAGAATGGCACGACTCCTAACTATACCCTTGCCCTGGAGCATCATGGCTTTGATCCGGAAACCAAGGCATTTCCTGCCAAGGTCGGTGAAGTTTTGGACATAGTCTGGGAGAACAACAACGGCCCTACAGGCGGCTGGGACTTCCATCCAATGCATGTTCATGGATACCATGTCTATGATCTGGGTTCTGGTAACGGAACATACAACGCGACTGAGAATGAAGCGCACTTTGACAACTTCACCCCTGTTCTCCGGGACTCAACTAACCTCTACAGATATGCGGTCAAGGGTGTTCCACATCACACCGCCGGTTGGAGAGCTTGGCGACTCCGCATCACAGAGGAAAACATTGGTGCCTGGATGATGCATTGTCATATTGCACAGCATCAAGTGATGGGTATGGCCACTGTATGGGTGTTTGGTGATGCGGATCAGATTCGTGGTAAATTTCCTGCTCCTCCATATACTCAAGGATATCTAGACTATGGTGGAAGTGCCTATGGAAGTGAGGATAGTCAACCTTGGGTGAACCATTACTACAGCAGTGGTGATGATTAG
- a CDS encoding hypothetical protein (TransMembrane:1 (i12-33o)) → MAKQKPSLWRALRALAFIVSIPLLIQYLVLKWYSTSQNTPTPVSNEDHHETNLTVWEVLSNDDRVSKFVEIVGKLPDIVRGLSAPQARFTVYAPVNEAFDSFYFPPDPPPFFGLFIAGCHMGPGPIPAERLPTMGTVSSFVNGDIFFTYKQRISVQKEGNGLTLNHAARLLPLNKSHSIAINGFIHHIDTVLELPNSTAHALRTRPELSKLRRGLETSKLSESIYDTNAHVSQTIFAPTNAAFDRLGKTVNKFLFSHGGRPYLRALLKYHVVANKTLFSDTYWPHDGAKLVDLSQPEMKHSHLFDLSTLHSNLSMKVESRKVHNKWQLNVLKGQLIEGKSHDSVPVSESDIILMDGVIHLIDSILLPPSTSQQKGIPWLTRLTSALGYGKQSIEDLVDLLGPYIDEP, encoded by the exons ATGGCTAAGCAGAAACCATCATTATGGAGAGCGCTCAGAGCGCTTGCCTTCATTGTATCAATCCCCCTGCTCATACAATACCTTGTCCTCAAATGGTACAGCACGTCACAGAACACGCCTACGCCAGTGTCAAATGAAGATCATCATGAGACAAATCTAACTGTTTGGGAGGTCTTGAGCAATGATGACCGCGTTTCCAAATTCGTCGAGATTGTGGGCAAATTGCCTGACATTGTCCGGGGTCTCTCAGCACCACAGGCTCGCTTCACTGTATATGCCCCTGTAAATGAGGCCTTTGACTCGTTCTATTTCCCACCCGATCCGCCACCATTCTTTGGCTTGTTCATCGCTGGATGTCATATGGGGCCTGGGCCAATACCAGCTGAACGCCTACCGACAATGGGCACGGTATCGTCCTTTGTCAATGGGGACATATTCTTCACTTATAAGCAGCGTATTAGTGTACAGAAGGAAGGCAACGGGCTTACACTCAATCACGCGGCTCGACTACTCCCACTGAACAAATCGCATTCAATCGCCATCAACGGTTTTATCCATCATATTGATACTGTATTGGAACTTCCCAACTCGACTGCCCACGCGCTTCGTACCCGACCTGAGCTATCAAAGCTACGACGGGGGTTAGAGACGTCAAAACTGTCTGAGAGCATCTACGACACTAACGCACACGTATCTCAAACCATCTTCGCACCAACGAATGCAGCATTTGATCGTCTCGGGAAGACAGTGAACAAATTCCTGTTTAGCCATGGAGGTAGACCGTATCTTCGAGCTCTACTAAAGTATCATGTCGTGGCCAATAAAACACTATTCAGTGACACTTACTGGCCTCATGATGGAGCTAAATTGGTGGACCTGAGTCAACCAGAGATGAAACACTCTCATTTG TTTGATCTGTCAACCTTGCACAGTAACCTCAGTATGAAGGTAGAAAGCCGAAAGGTTCACAACAAGTGGCAGTTGAATGTTCTAAAAGGCCAGCTGATTGAAGGCAAGAGCCACGATTCTGTTCCGGTTTCAGAATCCGATATTATCCTCATGGATGGAGTTATACATCTCATTGACTCGATCCTATTACCTCCGAGTACTTCGCAGCAAAAGGGCATTCCTTGGCTAACCCGACTTACATCGGCGCTTGGATATGGCAAGCAAAGTATTGAGGACTTGGTAGACTTGCTGGGACCTTACATTGATGAACCTTGA
- a CDS encoding hypothetical protein (TransMembrane:11 (o56-82i94-113o119-139i146-167o213-233i253-276o282-303i315-336o342-363i375-398o418-440i)) yields MQSPSPGILTQHNESIEMPVMGSATTKLSTDNPLVEDEVPDHATSAIPDGGYGWTIVASCFILLFWINGYTTAWGVLQAAIVQSPRLHTNIRTITFVGSLYMACMVAFGLASVRLSRQFGIRFTSLTATILFGAGLIITSFTLEHLAGLFCVAGLLVGLSTSLLYTATNTLPVQWFSSKLGTANGIVKAGGGVGATVLPLATQAMISKVGLQWTFRILGFSILATGIPSALFLKDFVRNSSTSRFDWSQLKSISFLTLAMAGAVGVFALFVPPFFLPVFARSIGLSASTGAGLVAGFGASTAVGRFAGGWICDKIGAFNALTLAASMNSLSMLAIWPVSSSLPPLFVFAIINGCANGSFFVALPTAVATLAPVSAAASISLMTSFWTPGYLMGAPIAGILIDSQHASEASSIEPYRAAIFYAAGVGSLATLLVIVSRMTLSKKLIKRL; encoded by the coding sequence ATGCAATCGCCCAGTCCTGGCATATTGACGCAACACAATGAGTCCATCGAAATGCCCGTCATGGGCTCAGCCACGACAAAACTTTCAACAGACAACCCTTTAGTGGAAGATGAAGTTCCTGACCACGCGACAAGCGCCATTCCAGATGGTGGCTATGGCTGGACCATAGTAGCTTCTTGCTTCATTCTTCTATTCTGGATCAATGGTTACACCACAGCTTGGGGCGTCTTGCAAGCAGCCATTGTCCAGTCACCCCGGCTGCACACCAATATCCGCACCATCACCTTTGTTGGCAGCTTATACATGGCATGCATGGTCGCCTTTGGCTTGGCCTCAGTCAGATTATCCAGACAGTTTGGTATCCGATTCACTAGTCTGACAGCGACTATTCTCTTCGGCGCCGGCTTGATTATTACGAGTTTTACTCTAGAGCATCTCGCAGGCTTGTTCTGTGTAGCTGGACTACTTGTTGGTCTATCAACATCTCTATTGTACACAGCTACGAACACGTTACCTGTGCAATGGTTTAGCAGTAAACTCGGCACAGCGAACGGGATAGTCAAAGCAGGAGGTGGTGTCGGAGCTACAGTTCTCCCGTTGGCGACCCAAGCCATGATCAGCAAAGTCGGACTGCAGTGGACTTTTAGAATTCTGGGTTTCTCTATCCTCGCAACAGGAATTCCCTCCgccttgttcttgaaggACTTTGTTCGCAACAGTTCGACATCTCGATTTGACTGGTCACAATTAAAGAGCATATCTTTCCTCACTCTGGCCATGGCGGGAGCTGTTGGAGTGTTTGCCTTGTTCGTTCCTCCGTTTTTTCTGCCTGTCTTTGCTAGGTCCATTGGCCTATCTGCCTCAACGGGCGCTGGATTAGTAGCAGGCTTCGGTGCTTCGACGGCCGTTGGACGATTTGCCGGGGGCTGGATTTGTGATAAGATTGGTGCTTTCAACGCTTTGACTCTGGCAGCTTCGATGAACAGCTTGTCTATGCTAGCCATCTGGCCTGTCAGTTCGTCATTACCGCCACTTTTTGTCTTTGCTATCATTAACGGTTGCGCAAATGGGAGCTTTTTTGTGGCATTGCCGACAGCAGTGGCTACACTCGCTCCGGTGTCTgcagcagcatcaatcaGTTTGATGACCTCTTTCTGGACTCCTGGATATTTGATGGGCGCGCCTATTGCTGGTATTCTGATCGACTCACAGCACGCATCAGAAGCATCGTCTATCGAGCCGTACAGAGCGGCTATTTTTTATGCGGCAGGTGTTGGATCGCTTGCTACGTTGCTTGTTATAGTATCACGAATGACGCTCAGTAAAAAGTTGATCAAGAGGTTGTGA